TTCGCCGATACCCTCACGCTTTACTATGAAAAACGAGTTGCTAGGTCCTATCCTTGGTTGCGAGCCTCTCCAAACCGTTACGAGGGGGTTCTACTGAAGACAAAGATCGAACTTAAGGGTGGTTTATTTCACAATAGCATCCGCAATGTCGGCGTTCGATGCTGCGGATTGGGGATTGTGCTAGCAGCGGTGGGTGCGTAAGGGGTGGGCAGGGATGGGGCGATGTTCGAGGGGATGATTGGCGGAAGTTCGGGCGATTGCCTGATTCTTGAGCGGCTGGTGTGCCGCGCTCGTTGACAATGCACCAGGGCGGATTTAGCATGAAACTCCGGTGGCTGTTTTTCTTCCCTTCCAGGTAGACTTTTTGCCCGTTTGGCCCATGAAACCGTGTGGGCTGATTAGTTTCGTGGCAGCGGTCTGCTAAATCCTCTCTAGTACAAGCAGGGTCGTCCTTGGCCAGTCCTTCCCGTAGTGGAGTATTTTCCAAGGCGACGGATCGCCGCGTTGAGCTCTTTACCGAAAGCGTCAGCTTCGATCGACGGCTCTACGCTCATGACATCCTGGGAAGCTGTGCCCACGCCACCATGCTCGCCAAAGTGGGCATTCTCACCAGCGACGAGTGCGAGCAAATCTGCACCACGCTGAAGGCGATTGGCAGCGAGATTGAGTCGGGCAATTTTCCGATCCGAACCGAACTCGAAGACATTCACATGCACATCGAGCAGGCGCTCATCGATCGCCTGGGAGATGTCGGCCGCAAGCTGCACACCGGCCGCAGCCGCAATGATCAGGTGTCGACCGATTTGCGTTTGTGGGTTCGCGATGCGCTCGATCGGGTCGATGGCTTGCTGGCCAACCTACAGCGGGCTTTTGTCGGTCGCTGCGATGCCGATTTCGATGTCATTTTGCCGGGCTACACGCATTTGCAGCGGGCTCAGCCTGTGCTCGCGCCGCATTACTGGCTGGCGTATGCCGAGAAGTTTGCTCGCGATCGCGCACGGGTTGCCGATTGCCGAAAACGTACGAATATCTGCAGCCTGGGTGTCGCCGCACTGGCTGGAACCACCCTGCCGATTGACCGTTTCGAGACCGCTCGTTTGCTCGGTTTCGACGAAGTGGCGGCGAATAGTCTCGACGTCTCCAGCGATCGCGATTTCGTGCTCGAGAGTGCGTTTGTCCTGTCGATGATCTCGGCCCACCTCAGCACCTGGGCCGAAGAGTGGATTTTGTGGTCGACGGCGGAGTTCAACTTCCTCAAGCTGCCACACGACTTCTGCACCGGCTCGTCGATCATGCCGCAGAAGATCAACCCCGACGTGCTCGAACTGACGCGCGGGAAAACGGGTCGCGTGATTGGCAATCTGCAAACGCTGCTGGTGCTGATCAAAGGTTTGCCGCTGGCCTACAACCGCGATCTGCAGGAAGACAAGCCTGCGATTTTCGATTCGTTCGACACGGTCGAAATCTGCCTGGAACTGGCTGCCCCGCTTGTGGCTGGCGCAACGCTGCTGCGCGATTCGATCAACGAGCGGCTCGATCGAGGGCACCTCGATGCCACCACACTGATGGAAGAGTGCATCCGCCGGGGTATTCCGCAGCGGACCGCTCATCACTTGGTGGGGACGCTGGTGAAAATGGCGATGGCCGAGGGAAAACGACTCTCGGATTTGCCGGCTAGTGAGTATGAAAAACTCGACTCGCGCCTCGATGCCAGCGTGCTCAAGGTGCTGGGAGTGAAGGCTGCCATCGATGCATTTAGGAGCTATGGTTCCACTGCTCCAGTTGAGGTGCGCCGCCAGATCGATCGTTGGAAAACTCGGCTGGAGGCCGAGGGTAACGCTTCGCAGGATTCTTCCGAGCTTGCGGCCGCCGCTTCAAGCTAGTTCGTAGCATCGACCGCCAAGAGTAGGCCTCCATGACCGTCATTATCCCTACCACGACCAACCGGCGATTCGCGGCCCGCGCGCGAAAAGCGCAACTTTTGTCAAAACGCGCGCCTTTTTGCGCTGTTGTTGCGCTGCTAGTTGCCCTGGCAACCGGTGCGTATGCGCAAGATCCCTTCGACACCCCTTCTGCGGGTGGGGCTCCGATGCCAGGAGCTGGCGACCCCTTTGGGGCAGGTGGCGGGACTACCAAACCAGCGGGTGAAAAGAAGGCCGACGAATCTCCGATCGACGAGCCGCCAGTCATTCAGCAGCTGCGCGACTCGAAACCCGACACCGCCACCAAGCTGCTGGAAGCCGCGCATGCCGTG
This window of the Pirellula staleyi DSM 6068 genome carries:
- the argH gene encoding argininosuccinate lyase → MASPSRSGVFSKATDRRVELFTESVSFDRRLYAHDILGSCAHATMLAKVGILTSDECEQICTTLKAIGSEIESGNFPIRTELEDIHMHIEQALIDRLGDVGRKLHTGRSRNDQVSTDLRLWVRDALDRVDGLLANLQRAFVGRCDADFDVILPGYTHLQRAQPVLAPHYWLAYAEKFARDRARVADCRKRTNICSLGVAALAGTTLPIDRFETARLLGFDEVAANSLDVSSDRDFVLESAFVLSMISAHLSTWAEEWILWSTAEFNFLKLPHDFCTGSSIMPQKINPDVLELTRGKTGRVIGNLQTLLVLIKGLPLAYNRDLQEDKPAIFDSFDTVEICLELAAPLVAGATLLRDSINERLDRGHLDATTLMEECIRRGIPQRTAHHLVGTLVKMAMAEGKRLSDLPASEYEKLDSRLDASVLKVLGVKAAIDAFRSYGSTAPVEVRRQIDRWKTRLEAEGNASQDSSELAAAASS